In the genome of Colletes latitarsis isolate SP2378_abdomen chromosome 9, iyColLati1, whole genome shotgun sequence, one region contains:
- the Mv gene encoding lysosomal-trafficking regulator mauve isoform X1, with protein sequence MLVRRRPGTVSALFPLNDRRRRISVTTFRSGGVSGSVMAVTVRRWRTGAHESGITVLSFFVDRGDRVTCSSSDPRRLPEDTLYPWFSFDEPPSYEEDTRLKTEDRDEDDEKEYEESLGMSSASANKLQILWDRFIHAEPQSYEKSSWLDLFLAELLSQAKEGRDLKDVLSFCSLGGGGVSTLIACELLSDVHELCAKRIDGDELVGLRKYLTQDRGWRCLAVLQLLGVRGLSCGRELVALLVALYPVALQEENTKADFAPSKESTRLSTLASTPNPYVRLYRNDDTVDTIYIVLHAKRKATKSARSGGHYDGNASTRRRASRRHSIDTKVPVHHKQRSFGMFETRRNTPETASSESELLTDAVDQARSLTLKIRLNPMDFEYFTSVVRSDEEQKWQAALYELPARPAKKTPTDYTDERIKDVLDARISNFEASLLIIQLLQGLREYDTPAEQTPAVQVLKFALDALWSLQFDGVGLAGTECATLKAAAARLMLTALERVVRANEPTTAVIHNGLLPMTLRLLEDACSKPVNVFSPEEGSLLQEFIFGTIYGIVTFLYCLLHQQGAAVEKLSDFLELFQLFTESQDGKLAERTFLAIIELPSIDPARSIVRARKVIDMIGALMSGLKSVRRDISHAARCNRTKHKSCVDKVQAHHHSDVFGAVYAGQSQPGVVTKQACCVSSLFMTLANLLRESCKFASEIRVRLIKVCTAAGTCCCFPAEVLMSSVVVLLKMHDPATYAPAVMLLERTFFKELGAYSESDLCDTCDRPATYSWDFLESYADLLTPEEPKLCYVVMAHLLKIGPSSRFHVRRELLLKVFYPTFFKAKTYYANDTGSAIAKFLVQSCLAAMTCLIANAHIYDAFAEINGLKETLALLSNATFTRSVYALLEVSVVIEIWKTNSTKFDSQGADRPALKSLFDSLEKETTKLLRAIDGIANNFGEDRERTTNDNLQERSETADSNSSKNFYLPEVFDNCESVVTSLETDSDIDANKKMNLHQASAAWRAAAGVALSSPTFRSELSSHSVSNISLQLFKTLAVYISTDSILGTNKSAHRLFEALLTCCLTSPLCDCDIIMELGRALMDVGIKLGRGLAVIVEALLKVSMLKPAQEETIPQYTRPRLPTMTLDTMPDCAADDSSTGEYVTADDGYEADVEVPGKSPRSNIVKRSNSLGPVVEPRGHANAHPALCSLAIDLLIHFSEQGLDADRGSIVTTGLRKVAVTCRESASTCAALAGSGVITKILNGFGDIFASRDAQYRDFRHAVLEMFTLLATQSISPSELVMYLSLFKIDAPPLLSLLEPLYHLVLAARPQPNFIMSFPVLPGPPKVLPKTRTEEFKNLEKAENLVNNFRKRHLATGICSPWSVHATCLPVGSELSWPVWLHGSSVSMWLRVERGSSVISKGTVLGTSPLLDSDNDSLSDWCILSDNWSREVVAGSTSPPTPSSIIHLMSIGLESLVLETWLDLRSDKLILRLTRPDDKTNRTVSETSITDMLPSGRWHHLALNFKDTVLKKRSAVVEVVLWVDGWKEITAILPFNGLLVRKPGTTCVLLGQVGSSSSIGAWYLGNLMVFRCPVFTKERALYLASLGPNYTNLAECILNTDKPDFAPLIASGALEGIREVRFEGGKFDTNRRKSYGGTYLRHAVETKVSDAKIDWDAVMDATNSHLSELQNNLLLSYEAQNPNIVHLYPQAIANPAAVVRNMFPGQPGFRVVSAPEHRVTQQPPMSVAPILSVRLDYQQYRGLIPAATLIGGVPIFLYLFARVVELNSTEEEQALALSIVLHLIRSDSELLNQYRSEGGTALILRVLESSRCHAGRHILKAILDAACDSSILIKDIGSGNHLVSQNCEAVITDPELIKGALTAWRTWAKYDTLNLLLQALLLLLRDQHSQREFNAAQLNRAEIVDTILTLCKEHFMYEELGAVLDSSTGTAVVELIRALMGAPPEFAHLVAITDYLVLVHQASETYITHSRHNIYFLLPSLGEKKVKINSMATISSSEESVGTLENSKLSKGLTNMQIQRNKMSKRKERRNSPIQDTSAGEDSGIAASDGSNPHSNEKQCTWMDERRACQGLVCEGLLLLLRDAVRVLPDSQVGLVLKHVLRAELLLVLANNPDARVRTALIKVVQTYLQRASDEEVNKFIKQKYFMHLANQIALYPGSEPLVVALENLALRGPTLAAMPPLMAMIAKAAATEPNVAMPIVSFITDIIAKNPNALRMLLEQGLIESLVQALVGGAHKGGSTSLYRDIHVLLVAIATKLLESLGNHQMQAILDMHLILNHVELKEKSDCTKNRACVSVVRNAQVALFDGELDVLAAKVSNQSGFRLRSTASYLASTYHITSVFITSSDQSDHGSRSSSFTSLHAPTVATLREPGKGELLERFRIILTRAVDFITAADEPPSGNELQLTKRLFSILLHGLCNPLEKKNHWSSGWLTRHALRKYTAKIMMWLLGPHQSNSTRIFAIRSLMEEPKADKILSSILEVHPQVEQKFTVFFWDLLQKRVEMPSADARLCAELREALNVWDLAKGIDQARSIGIWNEELALLKRELMRDRDIWIDNNLPAIQRIGNRFDVLSKQLTESAMTITQTVVEEQNQERKVLMERLKHSRAMEAQAIAKWRDLARRLTHERAPWHFPKSYPRSWELDPTEGPARVRIRLQRCHLNIDKRFFMADCQNKLDAAEIEGPLSYLFMTNRQDTNATALIERLHTSERIRKMSQAKVVTPRAELAGEVLIGETCLYFVPDNPDVPLHTDIALGGLDLAMVGGTAWRLDDIRELHKRRYQLQERAIEIFLITGRTYLLAFNSSKERDEFVTELSACNLPRRVPGDDLSEAIMLWRSGALTNWEYITCLNKLAGRSYNDLMQYPVFPFVLADYTSEKIDLNNPQIYRNFKRPMAVQDKKNEQHYINNYNYLKQALSEGLNLIALNQEPFHYGSHYSNSGTVLHFLVRLPPFTSMFLCYQDDNFDIPDRTFHALATTWRLTSCDSTTDVKELIPEFFYLPEFLLNSEGFNFGVRQNGNRVGDVELPKWCGGDARLFILAHRAALEADLVREDLPYWIDLVFGFRQTGRPAVEAINVFHPATYYGFNVEQIADPLERQAWETMVRTYGQTPAQLFRAAHPLQIQNFGNMSHSSLPQVIEGVDGIKWGNYVGAPGNEPVLCWKHKHRAPLTCLIPLITGDVFGLPNYTTLLLGYTKEKGASMLSGTSVLGAALVSWGGTDGIARLKCKKEQPPKPLIKSSGLDPITILGSSPDCGQLWAGHLSGRITVYAYTVVTSKIDFNSVPACVLLAHRSRITIISLSRAFSIAVTGDSSGNIVIWDLNSLTYVRSISCDQNYPIRLLAISETLGDIAVTYDTSKTIENTSSSSQSELKVFTINARAVGSVLSKRRITALCYGNAPEGISVNVIATGLDNGVIRLWSSWDLRLVREIVNSTKGCGAVIAIAWAVDQHHLYAVTEDFTVLIWEGSKRLSNGTPKFVNLTSL encoded by the exons ATGCTGGTACGTCGTAGACCCGGCACTGTTTCGGCACTGTTTCCTCTTAATGACCGTCGACGGCGAATAAGCGTCACCACGTTCCGTTCCGGTGGTGTGTCTGGATCCGTAATGGCGGTGACGGTACGACGATGGCGTACTGGAGCCCATGAATCCGGGATTACCGTTCTCTCTTTCTTCGTAGACCGTG GTGATCGGGTTACGTGCTCTAGCAGTGATCCTCGAAGGTTGCCCGAGGACACTCTGTATCCGTGGTTCAGTTTCGACGAGCCGCCGAGTTATGAAGAGGATACGCGACTGAAGACCGAGGACAGGGACGAAGACGACGAGAAGGAGTACGAAGAAAGTCTAGGAATGTCTTCGGCTTCGGCTAACAAACTGCAGATATTGTGGGATCGTTTCATTCATGCGGAGCCGCAGAGTTACGAG AAATCATCCTGGTTGGACCTATTCCTCGCCGAGCTTCTTTCTCAAGCAAAAGAAGGTCGAGACCTAAAAGATGTTCTATCGTTTTG TTCGCTCGGTGGCGGTGGAGTATCTACTCTTATAGCCTGCGAGTTGCTTTCGGACGTTCACGAACTTTGCGCGAAGAGGATCGACGGGGACGAGCTGGTCGGATTGAGGAAGTACTTGACCCAAGATCGCGGCTGGCGTTGTCTGGCGGTTTTGCAGCTGCTCGGTGTACGCGGCCTTTCTTGCGGGCGCGAACTGGTGGCTCTGCTGGTGGCCCTTTATCCGGTCGCCCTCCAGGAAGAGAACACCAAGGCCGATTTCGCGCCTTCGAAGGAATCTACGCGTTTATCTACGCTCGCTTCTACGCCTAATCCCTATGTGAGACTCTACCGCAACGACGACACAGTCGACACTATATACATCGTGCTGCACGCGAAACGCAAGGCGACAAAGTCGGCCCGAAGCGGCGGTCATTACGATGGAAATGCCTCGACGCGGAGAAGAGCCAGCCGTAGACACAGTATCGACACCAAGGTGCCGGTTCACCATAAGCAAAGAtcgttcggtatgttcgaaacgCGACGTAACACGCCGGAAACCGCGAGCAGCGAGTCCGAGTTATTGACGGACGCCGTAGATCAGGCGCGATCGCTCACGCTAAAGATCCGCCTGAACCCGATGGATTTCGAGTATTTCACGTCCGTCGTCAGAAGCGACGAGGAACAGAAATGGCAAGCGGCGctttacgagctccctgctcgaCCGGCCAAGAAAACGCCGACGGACTATACGGACGAAAGAATCAAAGATGTTCTAGATGCCAGAATCAGCAACTTCGAGGCCAGTCTGTTGATCATCCAGCTGCTTCAGGGGCTCAGAGAGTACGATACGCCGGCCGAGCAGACACCGGCCGTCCAGGTCCTCAAGTTCGCTTTGGACGCGTTATGGTCCCTTCAGTTTG ACGGCGTCGGTTTGGCCGGCACGGAGTGCGCCACATTGAAAGCAGCGGCTGCAAGACTGATGCTGACAGCGTTGGAGCGAGTGGTCAGAGCGAACGAACCAACCACAGCCGTCATTCACAATGGTTTACTACCCATGACGTTGAGATTGCTCGAGGACGCATGCAGCAAACCGGTGAACGTGTTTTCGCCAGAGGAGGGCTCGTTGCTGCAGGAGTTCATTTTCGGTACCATTTACGGAATCGTTACTTTCCTTTACTGCCTGTTGCACCAGCAAGGAGCCGCTGTCGAAAAGTTGTCCGACTTTCTGGAGCTGTTCCAACTGTTCACCGAGAGCCAGGATGGCAAGCTCGCGGAGAGAACGTTTCTCGCGATCATCGAACTGCCCAGCATAGATCCCGCGAGGTCGATCGTTCGCGCAAGAAAGGTCATTGATATGATAGGCGCTCTGATGAGTGGCTTGAAGTCTGTGCGTCGCGATATTTCGCACGCCGCTCGTTGCAACCGAACCAAGCACAAATCTTGCGTCGACAAGGTCCAGGCCCACCATCATTCGGACGTATTCGGGGCGGTTTACGCTGGACAATCGCAACCCGGTGTCGTTACTAAACAGGCGTGTTGCGTTTCCTCTTTGTTCATGACTCTTGCCAATCTCCTCCGAGAATCTTGTAAATTTGCCAGCGAGATACGGGTCAGGCTAATAAAAGTCTGCACGGCGGCGGGCACTTGTTGCTGCTTTCCGGCCGAAGTACTCATGTCTAGCGTCGTCGTTCTCCTCAAGATGCACGACCCGGCCACCTACGCTCCGGCCGTAATGCTTCTCGAGCGAACGTTTTTCAAAGAGCTCGGTGCATATTCGGAATCCGATTTATGCGATACCTGCGACAGACCTGCAACCTACAGTTGGGATTTTCTAGAGTCGTACGCGGACTTGTTGACTCCGGAAGAACCGAAACTGTGTTACGTCGTGATGGCTCACCTTCTCAAAATAGGGCCCAGCTCCAGATTCCACGTTAGGCGAGAACTGCTCTTGAAAGTCTTCTATCCAACCTTTTTCAAAGCTAAAACCTATTATGCAAACGACACCGGAAGCGCGATAGCGAAGTTTCTCGTTCAGTCGTGTCTGGCCGCGATGACCTGCTTAATTGCGAACGCGCACATATACGATGCGTTTGCGGAAATAAATGGATTGAAGGAAACGCTGGCCTTGCTCTCGAACGCAACTTTTACCAGAAGCGTGTACGCGCTCCTCGAAGTCTCCGTTGTCATCGAGATCTGGAAAACAAATTCCACCAAGTTCGATTCCCAGGGCGCGGATAGACCTGCGCTCAAATCTTTATTCGATTCTCTCGAAAAGGAAACGACCAAGTTATTGCGTGCTATAGACGGTATAGCTAATAACTTTGGCGAAGACCGCGAACGAACAACAAACGATAATCTACAAGAACGTAGTGAAACGGCGGACTCTAATAGCAGTAAAAATTTCTACCTACCGGAAGTattcgataattgcgaaagcgtCGTAACGTCTCTGGAAACCGATAGCGATATAGATGCGAATAAGAAGATGAATTTGCACCAAGCGAGCGCTGCCTGGAGAGCCGCGGCCGGGGTAGCTCTGAGCAGTCCAACGTTTCGCTCAGAATTGTCGTCGCATTCTGTGTCGAACATATCTTTGCAACTTTTCAAAACGTTGGCCGTGTATATCTCTACGGACAGTATTCTCG GTACTAATAAATCAGCGCACAGACTCTTCGAAGCTTTACTCACGTGCTGCTTAACGTCTCCATTGT GTGACTGTGATATAATCATGGAGCTGGGAAGAGCACTGATGGACGTGGGTATAAAGCTGGGTCGTGGACTGGCCGTAATCGTGGAAGCTTTGTTGAAAGTCTCTATGTTAAAACCGGCGCAGGAAGAAACTATTCCGCAGTATACTCGACCCAGA TTACCGACCATGACGTTGGACACGATGCCGGACTGTGCCGCGGACGATAGCAGTACAGGCGAATACGTGACTGCCGACGATGGCTACGAGGCAGACGTCGAAGTACCAGGCAAAAGTCCACGCAGCAACATTGTGAAAAGAAGCAATTCTCTGGGACCGGTAGTTGAGCCAAGAGGTCATGCGAACGCGCACCCAGCCTTGTGTTCGTTGGCAATCGATCTATTGATTCATTTCAGTGAACA AGGTCTGGACGCCGATAGAGGATCTATCGTGACTACCGGTTTAAGAAAAGTTGCAGTTACTTGTAGGGAAAGCGCCTCGACTTGCGCCGCGTTAGCAGGTTCCGGTGTAATCACAAAAATACTAAACGGCTTCGGGGATATATTCGCTAGCAGAGATGCTCAATATCGAG ATTTTCGACACGCTGTTCTAGAAATGTTTACCCTACTAGCGACACAATCTATTTCACCGTCGGAATTAGTCATGTACCTGTCTCTGTTTAAAATCGATGCACCTCCGCTTTTGTCGCTGCTGGAACCACTTTACCATCTCGTCCTTGCTGCACGCCCTCAGCCCAATTTTATCATGTCGTTCCCCGTACTTCCTGGACCACCGAAGGTACTGCCGAAAACTCGAACGGAAGAATTCAAGAACTTGGAGAAAGCTGAAAATCTAGTAAACAACTTCCGGAAGAGACACCTTGCAACCGGAATATGTAGTCCGTGGTCTGTCCACGCAACGTGTCTGCCAGTTGGTTCGGAATTGAGTTGGCCGGTTTGGTTACACGGTTCTTCTGTTTCCATGTGGCTAAGGGTTGAAAGAGGATCGTCTGTTATCAGCAAAGGAACAGTCCTCGGTACATCACCGTTACTCGATTCGGATAACGATAGCTTGTCGGACTGGTGTATTCTATCCGATAATTGGAGTCGCGAAG TCGTAGCAGGTTCGACGTCTCCGCCTACGCCATCATCGATCATTCATTTGATGTCTATCGGACTCGAGTCTTTGGTTCTTGAAACCTGGTTGGACCTTAGATCAG ACAAGCTAATCTTACGGTTAACGCGGCCAGACGACAAAACGAATCGAACGGTCTCCGAAACATCGATAACTGATATGCTTCCTTCTGGCCGATGGCATCATTTGGCATTGAACTTCAAGGATACCGTTTTAAAGAAACGCAGCGCCGTGGTCGAGGTTGTCCTTTGGGTAGACGGCTGGAAAGAAATCACTGCAATATTGCCATTCAACGGCCTGTTGGTGAGAAAACCTGGAACTACATGTGTATTGTTAGGACAGGTCGGCTCATCGAGTAGTATTGGTGCCTGGTATCTCGGGAACTTAATGGTATTCAG ATGCCCAGTATTTACGAAAGAGAGAGCATTATACCTGGCGAGTCTTGGACCTAATTACACTAATCTTGCGGAATGTATCTTAAACACGGACAAACCCGATTTTGCACCATTGATTGCATCTGGAGCGTTGGAGGGTATACGAGAAGTACGATTCG AGGGAGGAAAGTTTGATACGAACCGGAGGAAGTCGTACGGCGGAACATATTTAAGACACGCCGTAGAGACTAAGGTATCCGACGCTAAAATCGATTGGGACGCGGTCATGGATGCTACAAATTCACACCTAAGTGAACTGCAAAATAATTTACTTCTCAGTTACGAGGCACAAAATCCTAATATCGTTCATTTGTATCCTCAAGCTATCGCGAATCCAGCTG CCGTGGTAAGAAATATGTTTCCGGGTCAACCAGGTTTTAGGGTTGTCTCCGCACCGGAGCACAGAGTCACGCAGCAACCTCCTATGTCGGTAGCTCCGATATTGTCCGTTCGGTTGGACTATCAACAGTACAGAGGACTGATACCCGCTGCAACCTTAATTGGCGGAGTGCCCATATTTCTATACCTTTTTGCAAGG GTAGTCGAATTGAACTCCACCGAGGAAGAGCAAGCGTTAGCTCTTTCGATAGTTCTGCACTTAATACGGAGCGATTCTGAGCTATTAAATCAGTATCGATCAGAAGGCGGAACCGCattaatcctacgcgttttagaATCGTCACGATGTCACGCAGGTAGACATATACTAAAAGCAATCTTAGACGCGGCTTGTGACAGTTCGATCCTAATAAAAGATATTGGCAGCGGCAATCATTTGGTCTCGCAAAATTGCGAAGCTGTCATTACGGATCCCGAACTGATCAAAGGTGCGCTTACCGCGTGGAGAACGTGGGCTAAATACGACACGTTGAATTTGTTATTGCAAGCGTTGTTATTACTATTAAGAGACCAACATTCGCAGCGCGAATTTAACGCCGCTCAACTAAACAGAGCAGAAATCGTCGACACAATTCTGACATTGTGCAAG GAGCATTTCATGTACGAGGAATTAGGTGCCGTACTTGATTCCTCAACAGGAACAGCCGTGGTCGAGTTAATAAGGGCGTTGATGGGTGCTCCTCCAGAGTTTGCTCATCTTGTGGCAATCACTGATTATTTAGTTCTCGTACATCAAGCGTCGGAAACATACATCACGCATTCGAggcataatatatattttttattaccatCTCTTGGAGAGAAAAAGGTAAAGATTAACTCCATGGCAACTATCAGTTCTTCGGAGGAATCAGTAGGAACTTTAGAAAATAGTAAATTAAGCAAAGGTTTAACGAACATGCAG ATTCAAAGAAATAAAATGTCAAAGAGAAAAGAGCGTCGAAACAGTCCGATTCAAGATACCAGCGCCGGAGAAGATTCTGGAATTGCGGCTAGCGATGGATCTAATCCTCACAGTAAC GAAAAGCAATGTACGTGGATGGATGAAAGAAGGGCCTGTCAAGGTCTGGTTTGCGAAGGTCTTTTGTTGTTGCTTCGGGATGCTGTCAGAGTATTACCTGATAGTCAAGTTGGATTGGTACTGAAACACGTTTTAAGAGCTGAACTTTTACTTGTATTGGCGAACAATCCTGACGCCAGAGTCCGTACCGCGTTAATTAAG GTCGTACAGACGTATTTACAACGCGCTAGCGACGAAGAAGTGAACAAATTTATAAAGCAAAAATACTTCATGCATCTAGCGAATCAAATAGCATTGTATCCCGGAAGTGAGCCGCTTGTAGTCGCTTTAGAAAACCTTGCTTTGAGAGGACCGACGCTAGCCGCGATGCCACCGTTAATGGCCATGATTGCAAAAGCAGCAGCCACCGAGCCAAACGTGGCTATGCCAATAGTGTCATTTATCACCGACATAATCGCAAAG AATCCCAATGCTTTGAGGATGCTTTTAGAGCAAGGGTTGATCGAATCGCTAGTTCAAGCATTAGTCGGTGGTGCTCACAAAGGCGGTTCTACCTCCCTTTATCGAGATATCCATGTGCTACTCGTAGCCATTGCCACGAAACTCTTAGAATCTCTAGGAAATCATCAAATGCAAGCTATCCTAGATATGCATCTGATACTGAATCATGtggaattaaaagaaaaatctgaCTGTACTAAAAACAGAGCTTGCGTGTCCGTCGTAAGGAACGCACAAGTTGCCCTCTTTGACGGCGAACTCGATGTGCTCGCGGCAAAAGTCTCTAATCAATCGGGTTTCCGGTTACGTAGTACGGCATCGTACCTTGCTTCAACGTATCACATAACCTCag TCTTCATAACCTCCAGCGATCAAAGTGACCATGGCTCTCGATCATCCAGCTTCACAAGTCTTCACGCGCCAACTGTTGCAACGTTACGCGAACCAGGGAAAGGAGAACTGCTCGAACGGTTCCGCATTATTCTAACGCGTGCCGTTGACTTCATAACGGCAGCCGATGAACCGCCGTCAGGAAACGAGCTACAACTGACTAAAAGATTATTCTCAATTCTGTTGCACGGTCTTTGTAATCCGCTGGAAAAGAAAAATCATTGGAGCAGCGGATGGTTGACGAGACACGCTCTCAGAAAATACACGGCCAAGATAATGATGTGGTTACTCGGACCGCATCAGAGCAACAGTACTAGGATTTTTGCCATCAGGTCGCTCATGGAAGAGCCGAAAGCTGATAAAATATTATCTTCGATTCTGGAAGTTCATCCACAAGTAGAACAGAAATTTACCGTGTTCTTTTGGGATCTCTTGCAAAAACGAGTGGAGATGCCTAGCGCCGATGCGAGATTGTGCGCTGAGCTGAGAGAAGCGCTAAATGTATGGGACTTGGCGAAAGGTATAGATCAAGCTAGATCAATCGGGATATGGAACGAAGAGCTAGCATTGTTGAAACGCGAATTAATGAGAGATCGCGACATATGGATCGATAATAACCTTCCAGCTATTCAAAGGATCGGCAACAGATTCGACGTTCTCTCTAAACAATTAACGGAAAGTGCCATGACTATAACGCAGACAGTTGTGGAGGAACAGAATCAAGAACGCAAAGTATTAATGGaaagactgaaacattcgaggGCGATGGAAGCTCAAGCAATCGCTAAATGGAGGGATTTGGCGCGACGTTTAACGCACGAGAGAGCGCCCTGGCATTTTCCGAAAAGTTACCCGCGAAGTTGGGAGTTGGATCCAACGGAAGGACCTGCAAGAGTCAGAATACGATTGCAACGATGCCACTTGAACATCGATAAGAGATTCTTTATGGCAGATTGTCAAAATAAATTGGATGCAGCGGAAATCGAGGGGCCGTTGTCTTATTTATTCATGACCAATCGGCAAGATACAAATGCTACAGCCTTGATCGAGCGATTGCACACCAGCGAAAGAATACGTAAAATGTCTCAAGCCAAAGTGGTTACGCCTAGAGCTGAACTAGCTGGTGAAGTTCTTATCGGTGAAACCTGCCTATACTTTGTACCTGACAATCCGGACGTACCATTGCACACGGACATAGCTTTGGGTGGACTGGATTTGGCTATGGTGGGTGGAACAGCATGGCGTCTTGATGATATACGAGAATTGCACAAAAGGAGGTACCAATTGCAAGAGAGAGCcatcgaaatatttttaattacggGAAGAACTTATTTATTGGCGTTTAACTCGTCCAAGGAGAGAGACGAGTTCGTAACGGAATTGTCTGCTTGCAATTTACCGAGACGAGTGCCGGGGGATGATTTAAGCGAAGCCATCATGTTATGGCGAAGCGGAGCTTTAACAAATTGGGAATACATAACTTGTTTGAACAAATTAGCCGGCCGTTCGTACAACGATTTAATGCAGTATCCAGTGTTTCCGTTTGTCTTGGCAGATTACACGAGTGAAAAAATCGATTTGAACAATCCGCAGATTTATCGAAATTTCAAACGTCCTATGGCTGTACAGGATAAAAAGAACGAACAGCACTACATAAACAATTATAACTACCTTAAACAAGCTTTATCGGAAGGACTGAATTTAATCGCTTTAAATCAAGAGCCGTTTCACTATGGGTCGCATTACAGTAATTCTGGAACGGTGTTGCATTTTTTGGTACGATTACCACCGTTCACTAGTATGTTTCTCTGTTATCAAGACGATAATTTTGATATTCCCGATCGAACGTTCCACGCACTGGCTACAACATGGAGGTTAACCAGTTGCGACTCAACGACAGACGTGAAAGAATTAATTCCCGAGTTTTTCTATTTGCCTGAATTTTTACTGAACTCCGAAGGATTTAATTTcggtgtacggcaaaacggtaaTCGAGTAGGAGACGTTGAATTACCAAAATGGTGCGGAGGTGACGCAAGACTTTTCATTCTTGCTCATAGAGCAGCGTTAGAAGCAGATCTCGTTAGGGAAGATCTACCATATTGGATCGATCTGGTGTTTGGATTTAGACAAACGGGAAGGCCCGCGGTAGAAGCTATAAATGTTTTTCATCCAGCC ACCTACTATGGTTTTAACGTAGAACAAATCGCGGATCCTTTAGAACGTCAAGCTTGGGAAACGATGGTACGAACGTATGGCCAAACACCGGCACAGTTATTTAGAGCTGCTCATCCACTGCAAATCCAAAACTTTGGCAACATGTCGCATTCCTCGTTACCGCAAGTTATCGAAGGTGTAGACG GCATAAAATGGGGAAACTACGTTGGCGCGCCGGGAAATGAACCTGTTTTATGTTGGAAACACAAACATAGGGCACCATTGACATGCTTGATTCCTTTAATAACTGGTGATGTTTTTGGATTACCCAACTACACTACTCTATTGCTTGGCTATACAAAAGAGAAGG gcgcgagtatgttaagtggAACATCTGTATTGGGAGCTGCTCTAGTGTCGTGGGGAGGTACAGATGGAATTGCAAGATTGAAATGTAAAAAAGAACAACCGCCGAAACCGTTGATTAaatcttcgggtttggatcca ATTACTATTTTAGGTTCGTCTCCAGATTGTGGACAACTCTGGGCAGGCCACTTATCTGGTAGAATCACAGTGTATGCATACACCGTTGTAACGAGCAAAATTGATTTCAATTCAGTGCCGGCATGCGTGCTTTTAGCTCATAGAAGTAGAATAACGATAATATCTCTTTCACGGGCATTTAGTATAGCCGTTACGGGCGATTCAAGTGGCAATATCGTTATTTGGGATTTAAACAG TTTAACGTACGTGAGATCGATATCCTGTGATCAGAATTATCCTATTCGCTTATTGGCGATTAGCGAAACTCTCGGAGATATAGCGGTTACTTACGACACTTCTAAGACGATCGAAAACACGTCATCGTCCAGTCAGTCTGAACTTAAAGTATTTACCATAAATGCAAGGGCGGTTGGATCTGTTTTATCTAAGAGAAGAATAACAGCTCTTTGTTACGGCAATGCGCCCGAAGGAATTTCCGTAAACGTTATTGCAACAGGATTAGATAATGGAGTTATAAGATTGTGGAGCAGTTGGGATTTAAGATTAGTTAGAGAAATTGTGAATAGTACTAAAGGATGTGGAGCAGTAATTGCAATCGCGTGGGCAGTCGATCAACATCATCTCTATGCAGTAACTGAAGATTTTACTGTTCTTATATGGGAAGGATCAAAACGTTTAAGCAACGGTACACCAAAATTCGTTAACTTAACATCACTCTAA